From a single Hypomesus transpacificus isolate Combined female chromosome 14, fHypTra1, whole genome shotgun sequence genomic region:
- the LOC124476253 gene encoding aquaporin-9-like, producing the protein MEIKHKRTMRQHCALKHGILKEFLAEFLGTFVLVLFGCGSVAQSVLSRNALGEPLTIHIGFSVGLMMAVYVAGGVSGAHVNPAVSLAMVILGKLKFWKFPLYVIAQFLGAFAGAAAVFGLYYDAFMEYTNGILSVTGINATAHIFASYPSRHLSVLGGFIDQVMGTGMLVMCILAIIDGKNIGAPRGTEPLAIGLVIMAIGVSMGLNCGYPLNPARDLGPRLFTAVAGWGMDVFSTADNWWWIPVAGPMAGGVAGALVYFLFIELHHTQPEKPHEEEEEEDDEEEDEDSSLKDKYEMITMS; encoded by the exons ATGGAGATAAAACACAAGAGAACGATGAGGCAACATTGTGCTCTGAAGCATGGGATACTCAAGGAGTTCCTGGCTGAATTTCTTGGGACTTTCGTCCTGGTT CTGTTCGGCTGTGGCTCTGTGGCCCAGTCTGTCCTGAGTCGCAATGCCCTGGGGGAACCGCTTACCATCCACATCGGCTTCTCTGTTGGACTGATGATGGCAGTATATGTGGCAGGTGGAGTGTCAG GGGCGCACGTGAACCCTGCCGTATCTCTCGCCATGGTTATCCTGGGCAAGCTCAAGTTCTGGAAGTTTCCCCTCTATGTGATCGCTCAGTTCTTGGGTGCCTTTGCTGGGGCTGCAGCAGTCTTCGGACTGTACTATG ATGCCTTTATGGAGTACACTAACGGGATCCTGTCCGTGACGGGGATCAATGCCACGGCTCACATCTTCGCTTCCTATCCGTCCAGGCACCTGTCTGTCCTGGGTGGCTTCATAGACCAG GTGATGGGGACAGGGATGCTGGTGATGTGCATCCTGGCCATTATTGATGGCAAAAACATCGGAGCCCCCAGAGGCACGGAGCCCCTGGCCATCGGCCTGGTCATCATGGCCATTGGGGTGTCCATGGGCCTGAACTGTGGCTACCCTCTGAACCCAGCCCGGGACCTTGGGCCCAGGCTCTTCACTGCGGTGGCCGGATGGGGCATGGACGTCTTCAG CACTGCAGACAACTGGTGGTGGATTCCTGTGGCAGGGCCCATGGCCGGGGGCGTGGCAGGGGCTCTCGTCTACTTCCTGTTCATTGAGCTGCACCACACACAGCCCGAGAAGCCccacgaggaggaagaggaggaggatgacgaggaaGAGGACGAAGACAGCAGTCTCAAGGACAAATATGAGATGATCACCATGAGCTAA